A window of Flavobacterium psychrophilum genomic DNA:
AGAAAACCCTGTACATACCGTAAGGGTTGTAGAACAGGGAGGTTCTAAAATAGGATACCTTATGTATAATGGTTTCTACGGAAATTATGATGCCGACCTTAATAACGCCTTCGCGGAACTTAAAGCTGCAGGTGTGAACGAGCTTGTGCTTGACCTTCGTTATAACGGCGGCGGATCTGTAAGGACAGCTACTTACCTTGCCAGTATGATTACAGGTCAGTTTACAGGACAGCTGTTTGCAAAACAACAATGGAACAGTAAACTTGAAGCCTACTATCAGGCAAATAACCCTGCGGCGTTACAAAACCTGTTTTCAGATAACCTTAGTAACGGTGCTGCTATAAACCACCTTAACCTAAGCAGGGTATATATTATTGCAACAGGCGATACTGCTTCTGCCAGCGAACTTGTTATCAACTGCCTTACACCTTATATTGGTGTAACTGTTATCGGCGAGAAAACTGTTGGTAAGAACGTAGGTTCGGTAACACTATATGACTCTCCCGATTTCAGCAGAAATAAAATTAGCGGAAGCCACCGTTATGCCATGCAGCCTATTGTTATAAGAACAGTTAATAAAGACGGCTTTGGCGAATACAGCGCAGGTATCAATCCGTCTCCGGGTATGGTACAGGAAGAAAAAGTGGACAATATGGGCGAATTAGGAAATCCGCAGGAGCCATTGTTTGCAAAAGCTATTTCAGCTATAACGGGAGTATCGTCGGGCAGGGTTGCCAAAAGTAACCTTCGCGATAACCAACTTATAAAATTCCAGAATACTAAAAGCATGAGGCGCTTTGGTACCGATATGTACCTTGAAGAAATGCCCGAAGGTTCGCTCAACTTAATGAAGCAACTGCAATAGTTATAAATTCAAAAGGCTCCCAATGGGAGCCTTTTCTGTTAAAAAATAAATTTAGTCTAAACCCTTATTTAATAACAATATTTATGGTCTGGTTTATTAAACCTCCAGGTAATACACTCCCTGGAGATATTTTAACTAACACAAATCAGAACATAGTATAAATTAGTCGTTAAAATAGAAACCGTTCGGGCCAACACCTACAGTATAAGTAGAGATTAGTTTTCCGTCAAGTGAATAAGTGTATGCTTTACTGCTTGAA
This region includes:
- a CDS encoding peptidase S41 — encoded protein: MKKIKLLLASLVLAAFAFQGCEDMDDHAVPVNDFIWKGLNLYYLWQENVPNLADDRFANQEQLNNFLESYGSPESLFESLLYRKFPDGTNADRFSVMFPDFRVLENVLQGVATSNGIDYGLAYADDARVNVLGYVRYVLPNTDAAAKNVKRGDLFYAVNGTQLTVSNYQQLLAQANYTLSLASYVDGVPTPTGVTVELTKAEYAENPVHTVRVVEQGGSKIGYLMYNGFYGNYDADLNNAFAELKAAGVNELVLDLRYNGGGSVRTATYLASMITGQFTGQLFAKQQWNSKLEAYYQANNPAALQNLFSDNLSNGAAINHLNLSRVYIIATGDTASASELVINCLTPYIGVTVIGEKTVGKNVGSVTLYDSPDFSRNKISGSHRYAMQPIVIRTVNKDGFGEYSAGINPSPGMVQEEKVDNMGELGNPQEPLFAKAISAITGVSSGRVAKSNLRDNQLIKFQNTKSMRRFGTDMYLEEMPEGSLNLMKQLQ